The Apibacter raozihei genome contains a region encoding:
- a CDS encoding sugar phosphate nucleotidyltransferase, with product MSVKKNDKILNIPVIIMAGGEGLRLKPLTNILPKPLLPYGDSTIIENIMNRFIKFNCREFYLSVNYKAEIIEFYFSNLKNKNYLIHFVFEKKPLGTAGSLSLLKNQFKTSIFVTNCDVLIDEDYSEIYKFHKNKNYELTIIATSKSNIIPYGVVNLDSNGNFANIIEKPHTTYIINCGMYILEPHLLNEIPDNMFYHITELIQNIKNRKGKIGVFLIDEKNWIDAGNIENLDFLKV from the coding sequence GTGAGTGTAAAAAAGAATGATAAAATTTTAAATATACCTGTTATTATTATGGCAGGAGGTGAAGGTTTACGTTTAAAACCTTTAACTAATATTTTACCTAAGCCTTTATTACCTTATGGAGATTCTACAATAATCGAAAATATTATGAATCGATTTATAAAATTTAATTGTAGGGAATTTTACTTATCAGTAAACTATAAAGCTGAGATAATTGAATTTTACTTTAGTAACCTAAAAAATAAAAATTATTTGATACATTTTGTATTTGAGAAGAAGCCTTTAGGTACTGCGGGAAGTTTGTCTTTGTTAAAAAATCAATTTAAAACATCCATATTTGTTACCAATTGTGATGTATTGATAGATGAAGATTACTCTGAAATTTACAAATTTCATAAAAATAAAAACTATGAGTTGACAATAATTGCTACATCCAAATCAAATATTATTCCTTACGGAGTAGTTAATCTTGATTCAAATGGTAATTTTGCAAATATTATTGAAAAACCCCACACAACATATATAATTAATTGTGGAATGTATATTCTGGAACCTCATTTATTGAATGAGATACCTGATAATATGTTTTATCACATTACAGAATTAATTCAAAATATAAAAAATCGTAAAGGTAAAATAGGTGTTTTTTTAATTGATGAAAAAAACTGGATTGATGCCGGAAACATTGAAAATTTAGACTTTTTAAAAGTTTAA
- the pseB gene encoding UDP-N-acetylglucosamine 4,6-dehydratase (inverting), whose product MLNNKSILITGGTGSLGKKLTERIFKQYPNVKRLVIFSRDEQKQFQMAQEYSDSKYSAIRFFIGDVRDRERLVRAMNGVDYVIHAAAMKHVPIAEYNPDECVKTNIGGAENVIYACLETGVQKVVALSTDKACAPINLYGATKLTSDKLFVAANNIKGTKNIKFSVVRYGNVMGSNGSVIPFFLNKRKEGFLPITDENMTRFNISLDQGVDMVLHALEHAWGGEIFVPKIPSYRITDVAKAIAPDIEHRTIGIRPGEKVHEEMITSSDSFYTYDLGKYYTILPSVPNWNLNDFILAFKAVKVADGFNYNSGNNTDWETVEILRNLIKEHVDSDFEI is encoded by the coding sequence ATGCTAAATAATAAATCTATATTAATTACAGGAGGAACCGGATCATTAGGAAAAAAACTTACTGAAAGAATTTTTAAACAATATCCGAATGTTAAAAGACTGGTGATATTTTCGAGAGATGAACAGAAACAATTTCAAATGGCTCAGGAATATAGTGATTCCAAATATTCAGCCATACGATTTTTTATAGGAGATGTTAGAGATAGAGAAAGATTAGTAAGAGCAATGAATGGGGTAGATTACGTTATACATGCAGCAGCTATGAAACATGTCCCAATCGCAGAATATAATCCGGATGAATGCGTAAAAACTAATATAGGTGGTGCTGAAAATGTTATATATGCGTGTTTAGAAACTGGAGTTCAAAAAGTAGTAGCATTATCAACAGACAAAGCCTGTGCACCTATAAACCTATATGGAGCAACTAAACTTACTTCAGACAAATTATTTGTTGCTGCTAATAATATTAAAGGTACTAAAAATATTAAATTTTCTGTTGTACGCTATGGAAATGTAATGGGTTCTAATGGCTCTGTAATACCATTTTTTTTGAATAAACGAAAAGAAGGTTTTTTACCTATTACAGATGAAAATATGACAAGATTTAATATATCATTAGATCAAGGAGTTGATATGGTCTTACATGCATTAGAACATGCTTGGGGAGGTGAAATTTTCGTACCCAAAATTCCATCTTATAGAATAACTGATGTGGCAAAAGCTATAGCTCCTGATATTGAACACAGAACTATTGGTATAAGGCCAGGAGAGAAAGTACATGAAGAAATGATTACCTCTTCAGACTCGTTTTATACCTATGATTTAGGGAAATATTATACTATTTTACCAAGTGTTCCTAATTGGAATTTAAATGATTTTATTTTAGCATTTAAAGCGGTAAAAGTAGCTGATGGTTTTAACTATAATTCTGGAAATAATACAGACTGGGAAACAGTTGAAATCTTAAGAAATTTGATAAAAGAACATGTCGATTCTGATTTTGAAATATGA
- the pseF gene encoding pseudaminic acid cytidylyltransferase, with translation MSNLAIIPARGGSKRIPRKNIKNFLGKPIISYSIRSAIDSNLFDEIMVSTDDSEIAEVAQKYGAKVPFMRSEENSNDYSTTMDVLQEVLDNYELIGKKFDHACCIYPTAPLIKKGDLIKGYETLQKGIFDSVFPIVAFSYPVWRSVKIIDGKTKMIWPEYSNSRSQDLDSVYHDAGQWYWFMVKKFSHTLFMENSTSIILSELSVQDIDNETDWKLAELKYKLNNDK, from the coding sequence ATGAGTAATTTGGCTATTATTCCTGCAAGAGGAGGAAGTAAACGAATTCCGAGAAAAAATATCAAAAATTTTTTAGGAAAACCAATTATTTCTTATTCTATCAGGTCTGCAATAGATAGTAATTTGTTTGACGAAATAATGGTTTCAACAGATGATAGCGAAATTGCTGAAGTTGCTCAAAAATACGGGGCTAAAGTACCTTTTATGAGATCTGAAGAAAATTCTAACGATTATTCAACTACAATGGATGTGTTGCAAGAGGTACTCGATAATTATGAATTAATAGGAAAAAAATTTGATCATGCCTGTTGTATATATCCGACCGCTCCATTAATTAAAAAAGGTGATTTAATAAAAGGATATGAAACATTACAAAAAGGTATATTCGATTCAGTTTTTCCTATAGTAGCTTTTAGTTATCCGGTTTGGAGAAGTGTGAAAATAATTGATGGAAAAACTAAAATGATTTGGCCTGAATATAGTAACTCACGTTCACAAGATTTAGACTCTGTATACCATGACGCCGGACAATGGTATTGGTTTATGGTAAAAAAATTTTCTCATACTTTATTTATGGAAAATTCAACTTCAATTATATTATCAGAATTAAGTGTACAGGATATAGACAATGAAACAGATTGGAAGCTGGCTGAACTTAAATATAAATTAAATAATGATAAGTAA
- a CDS encoding LegC family aminotransferase: MFESFKYFIRKLYDSDQFIPLHQPVFFGNEKKYIIDCVDSTFVSSVGKYVDLFETKIKEYTGSNEAVACVNGTSALHLALIVAGVEKNDEVLTQALTFVAGVNAIKYVNADPVFIDIDKDTLGMSPLKLEDWLSKNTLFKNKVCYNKNSGKRIKACIPMHTFGHPVKIDDIYDICKFYNIELIEDAAESIGSFYKGKHTGTFAEIGVISFNGNKTITTGGGGILLLKNSALSKYAKHMSTQAKVYHQWNFEHDSIGYNYRLPSINAALGCAQMENLDKIVSYQRQLANKYKDFCKQNNINFVIEPNNSKSNYWLNAFILNNIKEKDDFLKFTNSAGIMTRSIWKPINQLDIYKNCQSGELINTLWAYERIVNVPSSIKI; encoded by the coding sequence ATGTTTGAAAGTTTTAAATATTTTATTAGAAAACTGTATGATTCAGATCAGTTTATACCTTTGCATCAGCCTGTTTTTTTTGGAAATGAAAAAAAATATATAATTGATTGTGTTGACTCTACTTTCGTATCTTCAGTAGGTAAATATGTAGATTTATTTGAAACAAAAATTAAAGAATATACGGGTTCTAATGAAGCTGTAGCATGTGTTAATGGGACAAGTGCCCTGCATTTAGCTTTAATTGTGGCAGGAGTTGAAAAAAATGATGAAGTACTAACTCAAGCATTAACTTTTGTCGCGGGTGTAAATGCCATTAAATATGTAAATGCAGATCCAGTATTTATAGATATTGATAAAGATACTTTAGGAATGTCTCCATTAAAACTGGAAGACTGGCTTTCAAAAAATACCTTATTTAAAAACAAAGTTTGCTATAATAAAAATTCAGGAAAGCGAATCAAAGCTTGTATCCCTATGCATACATTTGGGCATCCGGTTAAAATTGATGATATATATGATATTTGTAAGTTTTATAATATTGAGCTAATTGAGGATGCGGCAGAAAGTATTGGAAGTTTTTATAAGGGTAAACATACCGGAACTTTTGCAGAAATTGGAGTGATAAGCTTTAACGGAAATAAAACTATAACTACCGGAGGTGGCGGAATTCTCTTGCTTAAGAATTCTGCATTAAGTAAATATGCAAAACATATGAGTACTCAGGCTAAAGTTTACCATCAGTGGAATTTTGAACACGATTCTATCGGATATAATTATAGATTACCAAGTATAAATGCAGCTCTGGGATGTGCACAAATGGAAAACCTGGATAAAATTGTTTCTTATCAAAGACAGCTTGCTAATAAATATAAAGATTTTTGTAAACAAAATAATATTAATTTTGTAATTGAACCTAATAATAGTAAATCAAATTATTGGTTAAATGCATTTATTTTAAATAATATAAAGGAAAAAGATGATTTTCTTAAGTTTACAAATTCAGCCGGAATCATGACAAGATCAATATGGAAACCGATAAATCAGCTTGATATTTATAAAAATTGCCAATCAGGAGAATTGATCAATACTCTATGGGCATACGAAAGAATTGTTAACGTTCCTAGTAGTATTAAAATTTAA
- a CDS encoding polysaccharide biosynthesis/export family protein, whose translation MKKSNFYYIVILSLFILSSCASKKEMYYFQGDEILLKDVYKYTPTLKPDDLLVITVSALDLESTLPFNQQNAYNYNNVTESVTTTNPRLKTYLIDENGDIDFPVLGKLKLGGLTRNEAMDFMRNKLSKYIKDPSVNISITNFRITVLGEVTKPGTYTLANEKITILEALGLAGDLTIYGKRKDIIVVREIDGNKTFTHVDLTSKDIFRSPVYYLSQNDVVYVHPNSAKRTSSAYSATTSVFVSLAGVIISVISVLTR comes from the coding sequence ATGAAAAAAAGTAACTTCTATTATATTGTTATTTTGTCTTTGTTTATTTTATCATCTTGTGCTTCCAAAAAAGAAATGTATTATTTTCAGGGAGATGAAATTTTGTTAAAAGATGTATATAAATATACACCTACTTTAAAACCGGATGATTTACTCGTGATTACAGTTTCTGCTTTGGATTTGGAATCAACATTACCATTCAATCAACAAAATGCGTATAATTATAATAATGTGACCGAAAGTGTTACAACAACAAATCCTAGACTAAAAACCTACTTGATAGATGAAAATGGAGATATAGATTTTCCTGTATTAGGGAAATTAAAATTAGGAGGATTAACTAGAAATGAGGCTATGGATTTTATGAGAAATAAATTATCTAAGTACATAAAAGATCCATCAGTCAATATTTCTATAACAAACTTCAGAATAACTGTTTTGGGAGAAGTTACCAAGCCAGGAACTTATACATTAGCCAATGAAAAAATTACTATTTTAGAAGCTTTAGGGTTAGCTGGAGATTTAACTATTTATGGAAAAAGAAAGGATATTATAGTTGTAAGAGAGATTGATGGTAACAAAACATTTACACATGTCGATTTAACATCTAAAGATATATTTCGATCTCCAGTCTATTATTTGTCACAAAATGATGTGGTGTATGTTCATCCCAACAGTGCAAAAAGGACATCTTCTGCTTATAGTGCAACAACATCAGTTTTTGTTTCATTGGCAGGTGTAATAATTTCAGTGATTTCCGTACTTACCCGTTAA
- the pseG gene encoding UDP-2,4-diacetamido-2,4,6-trideoxy-beta-L-altropyranose hydrolase, with amino-acid sequence MISKKVYIRVDGNTQIGLGHLFRCLALGEILKPYFEVTFFCEKIPDLLISQIKNKNFHFFLIKNENEFLSKLNRNVIAVLDNYFFNTEYQKKIKNFGSKLVCIDDVHDKEFYSDIVINPSEGVSKNDYSVQPYTKMFLGFQYALLRNEFLQFSGEKKAFPDNNNIFLCLGGGDINNITLKILKKLISFEKINICVGAAYLYLNELDDYVKQNNLENRVLIYSNISSIEIIKIMTESKISICSPSTVALEYLSVCKGKLYLVKTADNQKDFYEYSIRNNLADSINNYFIGSHFEPNYQLQDYFFDGKQQERYFNIFNNLIHD; translated from the coding sequence ATGATAAGTAAGAAAGTTTATATAAGAGTGGATGGTAATACTCAAATTGGTTTAGGACATTTATTTCGATGCTTAGCTTTAGGTGAAATTTTGAAACCTTATTTTGAAGTTACTTTTTTTTGTGAAAAAATTCCTGATTTATTAATCAGTCAAATAAAAAATAAAAATTTTCATTTTTTTTTAATAAAAAACGAAAATGAATTTTTATCTAAACTTAATAGAAATGTAATAGCAGTTTTGGATAATTATTTTTTTAATACAGAATATCAAAAAAAAATTAAAAATTTTGGATCTAAACTAGTATGTATTGATGATGTTCATGATAAAGAGTTTTATTCGGATATTGTAATTAACCCATCTGAAGGTGTTTCTAAAAATGACTACTCCGTTCAACCTTATACAAAAATGTTTTTAGGATTTCAATATGCTTTATTAAGAAATGAATTTTTACAATTCTCTGGTGAAAAAAAGGCATTTCCTGATAATAATAATATATTTTTATGCTTAGGGGGAGGAGATATAAACAATATAACTTTAAAAATTTTAAAGAAACTTATCAGTTTTGAAAAAATTAATATTTGTGTTGGAGCAGCGTATCTATATTTAAATGAATTGGATGATTACGTTAAACAAAATAATTTAGAAAATAGAGTTTTAATTTATTCAAATATTAGCTCGATTGAAATAATTAAAATAATGACTGAAAGCAAAATTTCAATTTGTTCTCCGAGTACGGTAGCCTTAGAATATTTATCTGTTTGTAAGGGCAAATTATATTTAGTTAAAACAGCAGATAATCAAAAGGATTTTTATGAATATTCGATAAGAAATAATTTAGCTGACTCAATTAATAATTATTTTATAGGGAGCCATTTTGAACCCAATTATCAACTTCAAGATTATTTCTTTGATGGTAAACAGCAGGAAAGGTATTTTAATATATTTAATAATTTAATTCATGATTAA
- the pseH gene encoding UDP-4-amino-4,6-dideoxy-N-acetyl-beta-L-altrosamine N-acetyltransferase — translation MINFRLVNESDIEQIRKWRNSDLIKNVSYNRAYISQENQKLWFSNLENNKSQIHWIITNNLKSVGYACLKNIDYNNHRCEFASLYIGETEYLNSGIGAIVEFKILNYIFEDLEMNKVSCEVLNFNKKVIQLHKRFGFITEGILKEQYILDNQFEDVHILALFKKEWENKKAYIGKLLKI, via the coding sequence ATGATTAATTTTAGGTTAGTTAATGAATCCGATATCGAACAAATCAGAAAATGGAGAAATTCGGATTTAATTAAAAATGTTTCTTATAATAGAGCCTATATATCTCAAGAAAATCAAAAATTATGGTTTTCCAATTTAGAAAATAATAAATCCCAAATTCATTGGATAATAACTAATAATTTGAAATCAGTAGGTTATGCATGTCTGAAAAATATAGATTACAATAATCATCGTTGTGAGTTTGCTAGCTTATACATTGGAGAAACTGAATATTTAAACTCGGGGATTGGAGCAATTGTTGAATTTAAAATTTTAAATTATATTTTTGAAGATCTGGAAATGAATAAAGTTTCATGCGAAGTCCTGAATTTTAATAAAAAAGTTATACAATTACATAAAAGATTTGGATTTATTACTGAAGGAATTTTAAAAGAGCAATACATTTTAGATAATCAATTTGAAGATGTACATATATTAGCATTATTTAAAAAAGAATGGGAAAATAAGAAGGCTTATATAGGTAAATTATTAAAAATTTAA
- a CDS encoding GDP-mannose 4,6-dehydratase, with translation MQKILVTGADGFIGSHLTQSLLDEGYIVVALSYYNSFNYSGWLEHIVHPNLTIISGDIRDPNFCRNIMVGIDTVFHLAALIGIPYSYISPDNYVDVNIKGTLNICQAAKETGVNRLLVTSTSEVYGSAKYVPIDENHPKQPQSPYSASKIGADSLALSFYYSYDLPVTVVRPFNVYGPRQSTRAIIPTIITQIAYGKSNIQLGDLSTSRDFNYVKDTCKGFIQLAKCNEAIGQEVNISSNTEIVIKDIVYLISTIMDYKGTITEDTERLRPKNSEVLRLKGDNGKIHSLTGYTPEYDIQSGIKKTIEWFSDKNNLKMFNPYIYNV, from the coding sequence ATGCAAAAAATATTAGTAACAGGAGCAGATGGTTTTATTGGTTCTCATTTAACTCAAAGTTTGTTAGATGAAGGATATATTGTTGTTGCTTTATCTTATTATAATTCCTTTAATTATAGCGGATGGCTGGAACATATAGTACATCCTAATTTAACAATCATTAGCGGTGATATAAGAGATCCTAATTTTTGTAGAAATATAATGGTAGGAATTGATACAGTTTTTCATTTAGCGGCATTAATCGGAATACCGTATTCCTATATATCTCCGGATAATTATGTAGATGTAAATATTAAAGGTACGTTGAATATTTGTCAGGCTGCCAAAGAAACAGGAGTGAATCGACTGTTAGTAACATCTACCTCAGAAGTATATGGCTCGGCTAAATATGTACCTATTGATGAAAATCACCCTAAACAGCCTCAATCTCCATATTCCGCTTCTAAAATAGGGGCAGATTCTTTGGCATTAAGTTTTTATTATTCGTATGACCTTCCTGTAACTGTTGTTAGACCTTTTAACGTATATGGTCCGAGACAATCAACCAGAGCCATAATTCCTACAATAATTACTCAAATCGCATATGGTAAAAGTAACATTCAATTAGGGGATTTATCTACAAGTCGTGATTTTAACTATGTAAAAGATACGTGTAAAGGATTTATACAATTAGCTAAATGTAATGAGGCCATAGGTCAAGAGGTTAATATTTCCAGTAATACTGAAATAGTTATTAAAGATATAGTTTATTTGATTAGTACTATTATGGATTATAAAGGAACGATAACTGAAGATACTGAAAGATTAAGACCTAAAAACTCTGAAGTATTAAGGTTAAAGGGCGATAATGGAAAAATACATTCATTGACAGGTTACACACCTGAATATGATATTCAATCAGGTATAAAAAAAACAATAGAATGGTTTTCCGATAAAAATAATTTAAAAATGTTCAATCCATATATTTATAATGTTTGA
- the pseC gene encoding UDP-4-amino-4,6-dideoxy-N-acetyl-beta-L-altrosamine transaminase, with translation MITNIIPYGRQNITEDDVQEVITALKSDYLTQGPKILEFEKKFADYVGSKYAVAVSNGTAALHLSVMALGVNKNDKVITTPITFAASANCIRYCEGEVVFSDIDPKTYLLDYDKVEKLVKSSPKGTYKGVIPVDFAGRAVELEKFRKLADEYGLWIIEDACHAPGGYFSKTTGNIEKCGNGLNADVAIFSFHPVKHIACGEGGMITTNDLEIYNKLLTLRTHGITRDSNLFHNSLQFANGEQKSENYPGWYMEMQTLGYNYRLTDFQSALGISQLNRADKGLDKRKKIAEIYHNAFKDENYILGQSGLVEGHAYHLYILEVKNRLGLYNYLKENKIFAQIHYIPCHLMPYYKSLGWKEGDMPYSENYYKNCLSIPMYPTLTDEEQNYVIDKIKEFFNE, from the coding sequence ATGATTACTAATATTATTCCCTATGGAAGACAGAATATTACAGAAGATGATGTTCAGGAAGTTATAACAGCTTTAAAATCAGACTATCTAACTCAAGGTCCTAAAATTTTAGAATTTGAAAAAAAATTTGCAGATTACGTAGGTAGCAAATACGCTGTAGCTGTTTCTAATGGTACTGCTGCTTTACATTTATCCGTTATGGCATTAGGAGTTAATAAAAATGACAAAGTAATAACTACGCCAATAACTTTTGCGGCATCTGCCAATTGTATTCGATATTGTGAAGGAGAAGTAGTTTTTTCTGATATTGATCCAAAAACTTATTTGTTGGACTATGATAAGGTTGAAAAGCTTGTAAAAAGTTCTCCTAAAGGAACGTATAAAGGTGTTATTCCTGTAGATTTTGCAGGCAGAGCTGTCGAATTGGAAAAATTCAGAAAACTAGCAGATGAATATGGATTATGGATTATTGAAGATGCTTGTCATGCACCTGGAGGATACTTTTCCAAAACTACCGGAAATATAGAAAAATGTGGTAATGGGTTAAATGCAGACGTAGCTATTTTTTCTTTTCACCCAGTTAAACATATAGCTTGTGGAGAGGGAGGTATGATTACAACAAATGATCTGGAAATTTACAATAAGCTATTAACTTTAAGAACTCATGGAATTACCAGAGATAGTAATTTATTTCATAATTCTTTGCAATTTGCTAATGGTGAGCAAAAAAGTGAAAATTATCCGGGATGGTATATGGAGATGCAAACCTTAGGCTATAATTATCGATTAACTGACTTTCAGTCAGCATTGGGAATCAGCCAGCTTAATAGAGCAGATAAAGGTTTGGATAAAAGAAAAAAAATAGCTGAAATTTACCATAATGCTTTCAAAGATGAAAACTATATTTTGGGTCAGTCAGGACTTGTAGAAGGCCATGCTTATCATTTATACATTTTGGAGGTTAAAAACAGATTAGGATTGTACAATTATCTTAAAGAGAATAAGATTTTTGCACAAATTCATTATATTCCCTGCCATCTAATGCCTTACTATAAATCTTTAGGTTGGAAAGAAGGAGATATGCCTTATTCGGAAAACTATTATAAAAATTGTCTAAGTATACCTATGTATCCTACACTAACGGATGAAGAACAAAACTACGTGATAGATAAAATTAAAGAATTTTTTAATGAGTAA
- a CDS encoding GumC family protein: protein MKDSNTEYPEESNIDIKEVLYQYLIYWKWFVVSIVLMLSISFVYLKLTPKKYRSEAKILLNLDSDKGSSLLGLQDLTALTGSNGSKIEDQIEVLKSRRLMTKVIDSLDLNVHYYQRNSLITNEIYKEESPVTVHFLDSKSKYLVDSLYSFKIKVKDAKTFTYEVNDLSDEKTASFDKPIKFSFGHIIFQYNPLLKDAVEKNNKLRISIFPMNSTALHYIGQINVKANTKNGNIVNLEMENILPNNSNKIIDLLVSQYEKDIIEDKNKVGINTITFINDRLDLISKDLSTTDQSMEKFKSKKAITDIVTEGQISVQQSSKIDDQLKQYLIQLSLVNYMDNFIRNNRKSLVPSNIGLTDPSIAQATQQYNQLVLERDNLLKSSTEENPIIVNLDSRLKEFNNNLISSLRNYKSTTELAIGNLKSQLGEVKGSISELPSKERGFRDIARKQQTIEALYLLLLQKREETEISTASTPNVVKVVDKSFYTDRAVSPKKNLVILFSLVFGVLIPVVILYIRFILDNKVKFKKDIEKVITNIPISGYIPHSKDELIDINSANSPSAEAFRVLRTDINFLLPGDKNNSKCIYITSTISGEGKTYVAVNLAYTLALTNKKVLIIEADIRKPKVREYLKIKENPNGITEYLSENISNLNDNIIIAKYPQSESIKIDIFPSGRKAPNPSELFMNGRFKDIVDYGLENYDFVIVDTAPVSAVTDTLLINDYANLLLYVVRSNYLDKKLLEIPEQLYKDKKLKNHKTAILINDVDMKNGFNYGYGYGYGYSDQDKDIVWYKKIFNFKNKSR, encoded by the coding sequence ATGAAAGACTCTAACACAGAATATCCAGAAGAAAGTAATATTGATATCAAAGAGGTTTTATATCAATATCTTATATATTGGAAATGGTTTGTCGTATCTATAGTATTAATGTTGTCAATATCATTTGTTTATCTGAAATTAACCCCAAAAAAATACAGATCAGAAGCCAAGATACTGTTAAATTTAGATTCAGATAAAGGTTCGTCTTTATTAGGATTGCAAGATTTAACTGCTCTTACCGGATCAAATGGTTCAAAAATAGAAGATCAGATAGAGGTGCTTAAATCCAGACGGCTAATGACAAAAGTTATAGATTCTTTGGACTTAAATGTACATTATTATCAGAGAAATAGCTTAATAACTAATGAAATTTACAAAGAAGAATCACCAGTCACAGTACATTTTTTAGATTCTAAATCTAAATATTTGGTAGATTCATTGTATTCTTTCAAAATTAAAGTTAAAGATGCAAAAACTTTTACCTACGAAGTAAATGATTTATCAGATGAAAAAACGGCTTCATTTGATAAGCCTATAAAATTTTCATTTGGACACATTATTTTCCAGTATAATCCTTTGTTAAAAGATGCAGTTGAGAAAAATAATAAGTTAAGAATATCTATTTTCCCCATGAACTCAACAGCTTTACATTACATTGGTCAAATCAATGTTAAAGCTAATACCAAAAATGGTAATATAGTTAACTTGGAAATGGAAAATATACTTCCTAACAATTCAAATAAAATTATTGATTTGTTGGTTTCTCAGTATGAAAAAGATATTATTGAAGATAAAAATAAAGTTGGTATAAATACTATAACTTTTATTAATGATCGATTGGATTTAATCTCCAAAGATTTAAGTACAACGGATCAAAGTATGGAAAAGTTTAAATCCAAAAAAGCTATTACAGATATTGTTACAGAAGGCCAAATATCTGTTCAGCAATCTTCTAAAATTGACGATCAGCTAAAACAATATCTAATTCAGTTGAGTCTGGTTAACTATATGGATAACTTTATTAGAAATAATAGAAAGTCTTTGGTACCTAGTAATATTGGATTGACTGATCCTTCAATTGCACAAGCTACACAGCAATATAATCAATTAGTACTGGAAAGAGATAATCTTTTAAAAAGTTCAACAGAAGAAAATCCTATAATTGTAAATTTGGATAGCAGGTTAAAAGAATTTAATAATAATTTAATATCAAGTCTTAGAAACTATAAATCAACAACAGAGTTAGCGATTGGAAATTTAAAGTCTCAATTAGGAGAAGTAAAAGGAAGTATTTCTGAATTACCTTCAAAAGAACGTGGATTTAGAGATATAGCCAGAAAACAACAGACAATAGAAGCTTTATATCTTCTATTGTTACAAAAAAGGGAAGAAACTGAAATATCAACTGCTTCTACTCCAAATGTAGTAAAAGTGGTCGATAAATCTTTTTATACAGACAGAGCTGTTTCACCTAAAAAAAATTTAGTTATATTATTTAGCTTAGTTTTTGGGGTGCTTATACCTGTGGTTATACTTTATATTAGATTCATATTAGATAATAAAGTTAAATTTAAGAAAGATATTGAGAAGGTAATTACTAATATTCCTATAAGTGGATATATACCTCATTCTAAAGATGAGCTGATTGATATTAATAGTGCAAACTCACCATCTGCAGAAGCTTTTAGAGTATTAAGAACTGACATTAATTTTTTACTTCCAGGAGATAAAAATAATTCAAAATGTATTTACATAACCTCTACTATTAGTGGAGAGGGTAAAACCTATGTAGCTGTAAATTTAGCTTATACGTTAGCATTAACAAATAAAAAAGTACTAATTATAGAAGCAGACATAAGAAAGCCTAAGGTCAGAGAATATTTGAAAATTAAAGAAAACCCTAACGGTATAACTGAATATTTATCTGAAAATATATCTAATCTTAATGATAATATAATTATTGCAAAATATCCTCAAAGTGAATCTATTAAAATTGATATATTTCCCTCAGGAAGAAAGGCTCCTAATCCTTCTGAATTATTTATGAATGGACGTTTCAAAGATATTGTAGATTACGGACTTGAAAATTATGATTTTGTCATTGTTGATACAGCTCCTGTTAGTGCAGTAACTGATACTTTACTAATTAATGATTACGCTAATCTGTTGCTTTATGTTGTAAGATCCAATTATTTAGATAAAAAATTACTCGAAATACCAGAACAACTATATAAAGATAAAAAGCTCAAAAATCATAAAACGGCTATACTCATTAATGATGTTGATATGAAAAATGGATTTAATTATGGATATGGATATGGGTATGGATATAGCGATCAGGATAAAGACATTGTCTGGTATAAAAAAATATTTAATTTTAAAAATAAGAGTCGCTAA